A genomic stretch from Aedes albopictus strain Foshan chromosome 2, AalbF5, whole genome shotgun sequence includes:
- the LOC109421068 gene encoding protein G12-like — protein MKTIFVLAALVAFATASAIPDSRALKDDFQEFADLVPVDKLVGVALQYLLTDKEFKEFFGYLQGAEFSAVWDQFFALKEVKDVLNYLEDADLAVYDALNTVADFLGLHHVKPAVRSLKKGGVTGFVDEVFDLLPLKKFETLFEEKLKTSPEFKAFFDKLRNLDYHKFVELHDNSKEVQAFLQKLRNYGLDVDAFFDLVAGFFGWGKY, from the exons ATGAAAACTATCTTCGTTCTCGCTGCTCTGGTAGCATTCGCTACCGCTTCGGCCATTCCGGACAGTCGTGCCCTGAAGGACGATTTCCAGGAATTCGCCGATCTTGTACCAGTTGACAAATTGGTCGGCGTGGCTCTTCAGTACCTCCTGACCGACAAGGAGTTCAAGGAATTCTTCGGTTACCTGCAAGGAGCTGAATTCTCCGCCGTTTGGGATCAATTCTTTGCGCTGAAGGAAGTCAAGGACGTGCTAAACTATCTGGAAGACGCTGATCTAGCTGTGTACGATGCCTTGAACACGGTTGCCGATTTCCTTGGACTGCACCATGTTAAGCCTGCTGTGAGGAGCT TGAAAAAAGGAGGTGTGACCGGATTCGTCGATGAAGTGTTCGATTTGTTGCCGTTGAAGAAATTTGAAACTCTATTCGAGGAGAAGCTGAAGACCAGCCCCGAATTCAAGGCTTTCTTCGACAAGCTGCGTAACCTGGACTACCACAAATTTGTCGAACTTCACGAT aaCTCCAAGGAAGTTCAGGCTTTCCTGCAGAAGCTGCGAAACTACGGACTCGACGTTGATGCTTTCTTCGATCTCGTTGCCGGATTCTTCGGTTGGGGAAAGTATTAA
- the LOC109421067 gene encoding protein G12-like, protein MKTIFVLAALVAFATASAIPDSRALKDDFQEFADLVPVDKLVGVALQYLVTDKEFKEFFGYLQGPEFSAVWDQFFALMEVKDVLNYLEDADLAVYDALNTVADFLGLHHVKPAVKSLKKGGVTGFVDEVFDLLPLKKFEALFEEKLKTSPEFKAFFDKLRNLDYHKFVELHDNSKEVKAFLQKLRNYGLDVDAFFDLVAGFFGWGRF, encoded by the exons ATGAAGACCATTTTCGTTCTTGCTGCTCTGGTAGCATTCGCTACCGCTTCGGCCATTCCGGATAGCCGTGCCCTGAAGGACGACTTCCAGGAGTTTGCAGATCTAGTTCCGGTTGACAAATTGGTCGGCGTAGCTCTTCAGTACCTCGTTACCGATAAGGAATTCAAGGAATTCTTCGGCTACCTGCAAGGACCAGAATTCTCCGCCGTTTGGGATCAATTCTTCGCGCTGATGGAAGTCAAGGATGTGCTGAACTATCTGGAAGATGCCGATCTGGCTGTGTACGATGCCTTGAACACGGTTGCCGATTTCCTTGGACTGCATCATGTTAAGCCTGCTGTCAAGAGTT TGAAAAAGGGAGGTGTTACTGGATTCGTCGATGAAGTGTTTGATTTGTTGCCGTTGAAGAAATTCGAAGCTCTATTCGAGGAGAAGCTGAAGACCAGCCCCGAGTTCAAGGCTTTCTTCGACAAGCTGCGCAATCTGGATTACCATAAGTTTGTCGAGCTTCACGAT aactccaaggaagttaaggcattcctgcagaagctGCGAAACTACGGACTCGACGTTGATGCTTTCTTCGATCTCGTTGCCGGGTTCTTCGGTTGGGGAAGGTTCTGA